One Nicotiana tomentosiformis chromosome 4, ASM39032v3, whole genome shotgun sequence genomic window carries:
- the LOC104086253 gene encoding protein RADIALIS-like 3, whose translation MASNSTWTNQQNKLFENALAIYDRETPDRWRNLAKAVGGKSEEEVKRHYEKLVEDIKHIESGNVALPNYNNANNGGHNNYKGYNFMDEEQRLKYLKLQ comes from the exons ATGGCGTCAAATTCGACGTGGACAAACCAGCAAAACAAGTTATTTGAGAATGCATTGGCCATTTACGACAGGGAAACACCAGACCGGTGGCGTAATTTGGCCAAAGCAGTAGGTGGAAAATCTGAGGAAGAAGTGAAAAGGCATTATGAAAAACTTGTTGAAGATATTAAACACATTGAGTCTGGAAATGTTGCTTTGCCTAATTACAACAACGCAAATAATGGTGGTCATAACAATTATAAAGGCTACAACTTCATGGATGAAGAACAAAG GCTGAAGTATTTGAAGCTCCAATAA
- the LOC104086252 gene encoding uncharacterized protein isoform X5, translating into MEPNAPQFKLILGSSSTARRKILADMGYQFTTMSADIDEKAIRKEKPEDLVMALAEAKAEAIIPRVSIGESEGDAEPTLLITCDQVVVYEGMVREKPSSEAEARQFMKDYANGHAATVSSVLVTNLVTGCRRGEWDKVEIYFHDIPDQVIDKLIEEGIVLYAAGGLIIEHPLVLPYIKEVVGSTDSVMGLPKALTERLIKEVL; encoded by the exons ATGGAACCCAATGCTCCTCAGTTTAAG CTAATTTTGGGTTCATCCTCTACTGCACGAAGAAAAATTTTAGCCGACATGGGATACCAGTTCACAACCATG TCTGCAGATATAGATGAGAAAGCTATCCGGAAAGAAAAACCCGAAGATTTAGTTATGGCTCTTGCAGAGGCCAAG GCAGAAGCCATCATACCAAGGGTTTCCATTGGCGAATCCGAAGGGGATGCCGAGCCAACACTTCTAATTACCTGTGACCAA GTGGTGGTCTATGAAGGTATGGTCAGGGAAAAACCATCCAGTGAAGCAGAAGCACGACAGTTCATGAAAG ATTACGCTAATGGACATGCAGCAACCGTTAGTTCTGTTCTTGTTACAAACCTGGTAACAGGATGTAGAAGAGGAGAATGGGACAAAGTAGAG ATCTATTTCCATGACATACCAGATCAAGTTATAGATAAACTG ATTGAGGAAGGGATAGTTCTTTATGCAGCTGGTGGCTTGATAATTGAACATCCTCTTGTTTTGCCTTATATTAAAGAAGTG GTTGGTTCAACTGATAGCGTGATGGGTCTCCCAAAAGCTCTGACTGAACGACTTATAAAGGAGGTTCTCTAA
- the LOC104086252 gene encoding uncharacterized protein isoform X2 encodes MEPNAPQFKLILGSSSTARRKILADMGYQFTTMADAIISKFRNTENLEKDSNPTLLVAADTAEAIIPRVSIGESEGDAEPTLLITCDQVVVYEGMVREKPSSEAEARQFMKDYANGHAATVSSVLVTNLVTGCRRGEWDKVEIYFHDIPDQVIDKLIEEGIVLYAAGGLIIEHPLVLPYIKEVVGSTDSVMGLPKALTERLIKEVL; translated from the exons ATGGAACCCAATGCTCCTCAGTTTAAG CTAATTTTGGGTTCATCCTCTACTGCACGAAGAAAAATTTTAGCCGACATGGGATACCAGTTCACAACCATG GCTGATGCTATCATATCAAAATTTCGAAATACTGAAAACCTAGAGAAGGATTCCAATCCAACACTTTTGGTTGCAGCTGACACA GCAGAAGCCATCATACCAAGGGTTTCCATTGGCGAATCCGAAGGGGATGCCGAGCCAACACTTCTAATTACCTGTGACCAA GTGGTGGTCTATGAAGGTATGGTCAGGGAAAAACCATCCAGTGAAGCAGAAGCACGACAGTTCATGAAAG ATTACGCTAATGGACATGCAGCAACCGTTAGTTCTGTTCTTGTTACAAACCTGGTAACAGGATGTAGAAGAGGAGAATGGGACAAAGTAGAG ATCTATTTCCATGACATACCAGATCAAGTTATAGATAAACTG ATTGAGGAAGGGATAGTTCTTTATGCAGCTGGTGGCTTGATAATTGAACATCCTCTTGTTTTGCCTTATATTAAAGAAGTG GTTGGTTCAACTGATAGCGTGATGGGTCTCCCAAAAGCTCTGACTGAACGACTTATAAAGGAGGTTCTCTAA
- the LOC104086252 gene encoding uncharacterized protein isoform X3: MEPNAPQFKLILGSSSTARRKILADMGYQFTTMSADIDEKAIRKEKPEDLVMALAEAKADAIISKFRNTENLEKDSNPTLLVAADTVVVYEGMVREKPSSEAEARQFMKDYANGHAATVSSVLVTNLVTGCRRGEWDKVEIYFHDIPDQVIDKLIEEGIVLYAAGGLIIEHPLVLPYIKEVVGSTDSVMGLPKALTERLIKEVL; the protein is encoded by the exons ATGGAACCCAATGCTCCTCAGTTTAAG CTAATTTTGGGTTCATCCTCTACTGCACGAAGAAAAATTTTAGCCGACATGGGATACCAGTTCACAACCATG TCTGCAGATATAGATGAGAAAGCTATCCGGAAAGAAAAACCCGAAGATTTAGTTATGGCTCTTGCAGAGGCCAAG GCTGATGCTATCATATCAAAATTTCGAAATACTGAAAACCTAGAGAAGGATTCCAATCCAACACTTTTGGTTGCAGCTGACACA GTGGTGGTCTATGAAGGTATGGTCAGGGAAAAACCATCCAGTGAAGCAGAAGCACGACAGTTCATGAAAG ATTACGCTAATGGACATGCAGCAACCGTTAGTTCTGTTCTTGTTACAAACCTGGTAACAGGATGTAGAAGAGGAGAATGGGACAAAGTAGAG ATCTATTTCCATGACATACCAGATCAAGTTATAGATAAACTG ATTGAGGAAGGGATAGTTCTTTATGCAGCTGGTGGCTTGATAATTGAACATCCTCTTGTTTTGCCTTATATTAAAGAAGTG GTTGGTTCAACTGATAGCGTGATGGGTCTCCCAAAAGCTCTGACTGAACGACTTATAAAGGAGGTTCTCTAA
- the LOC104086252 gene encoding uncharacterized protein isoform X4 has product MEPNAPQFKLILGSSSTARRKILADMGYQFTTMSADIDEKAIRKEKPEDLVMALAEAKADAIISKFRNTENLEKDSNPTLLVAADTAEAIIPRVSIGESEGDAEPTLLITCDQVVVYEGMVREKPSSEAEARQFMKDYANGHAATVSSVLVTNLVTGCRRGEWDKVEIYFHDIPDQVIDKLVGSTDSVMGLPKALTERLIKEVL; this is encoded by the exons ATGGAACCCAATGCTCCTCAGTTTAAG CTAATTTTGGGTTCATCCTCTACTGCACGAAGAAAAATTTTAGCCGACATGGGATACCAGTTCACAACCATG TCTGCAGATATAGATGAGAAAGCTATCCGGAAAGAAAAACCCGAAGATTTAGTTATGGCTCTTGCAGAGGCCAAG GCTGATGCTATCATATCAAAATTTCGAAATACTGAAAACCTAGAGAAGGATTCCAATCCAACACTTTTGGTTGCAGCTGACACA GCAGAAGCCATCATACCAAGGGTTTCCATTGGCGAATCCGAAGGGGATGCCGAGCCAACACTTCTAATTACCTGTGACCAA GTGGTGGTCTATGAAGGTATGGTCAGGGAAAAACCATCCAGTGAAGCAGAAGCACGACAGTTCATGAAAG ATTACGCTAATGGACATGCAGCAACCGTTAGTTCTGTTCTTGTTACAAACCTGGTAACAGGATGTAGAAGAGGAGAATGGGACAAAGTAGAG ATCTATTTCCATGACATACCAGATCAAGTTATAGATAAACTG GTTGGTTCAACTGATAGCGTGATGGGTCTCCCAAAAGCTCTGACTGAACGACTTATAAAGGAGGTTCTCTAA
- the LOC104086252 gene encoding uncharacterized protein isoform X1, with protein sequence MEPNAPQFKLILGSSSTARRKILADMGYQFTTMSADIDEKAIRKEKPEDLVMALAEAKADAIISKFRNTENLEKDSNPTLLVAADTAEAIIPRVSIGESEGDAEPTLLITCDQVVVYEGMVREKPSSEAEARQFMKDYANGHAATVSSVLVTNLVTGCRRGEWDKVEIYFHDIPDQVIDKLIEEGIVLYAAGGLIIEHPLVLPYIKEVVGSTDSVMGLPKALTERLIKEVL encoded by the exons ATGGAACCCAATGCTCCTCAGTTTAAG CTAATTTTGGGTTCATCCTCTACTGCACGAAGAAAAATTTTAGCCGACATGGGATACCAGTTCACAACCATG TCTGCAGATATAGATGAGAAAGCTATCCGGAAAGAAAAACCCGAAGATTTAGTTATGGCTCTTGCAGAGGCCAAG GCTGATGCTATCATATCAAAATTTCGAAATACTGAAAACCTAGAGAAGGATTCCAATCCAACACTTTTGGTTGCAGCTGACACA GCAGAAGCCATCATACCAAGGGTTTCCATTGGCGAATCCGAAGGGGATGCCGAGCCAACACTTCTAATTACCTGTGACCAA GTGGTGGTCTATGAAGGTATGGTCAGGGAAAAACCATCCAGTGAAGCAGAAGCACGACAGTTCATGAAAG ATTACGCTAATGGACATGCAGCAACCGTTAGTTCTGTTCTTGTTACAAACCTGGTAACAGGATGTAGAAGAGGAGAATGGGACAAAGTAGAG ATCTATTTCCATGACATACCAGATCAAGTTATAGATAAACTG ATTGAGGAAGGGATAGTTCTTTATGCAGCTGGTGGCTTGATAATTGAACATCCTCTTGTTTTGCCTTATATTAAAGAAGTG GTTGGTTCAACTGATAGCGTGATGGGTCTCCCAAAAGCTCTGACTGAACGACTTATAAAGGAGGTTCTCTAA